ATGCAGGACCCATTTGTGAATCAAGTCCAGAAGACATCCACATTATTTTAGTatgttttatttcctttttacatGGATTATTGTTTTCCATCTTGCTTGCCTCACACATTAGTTTTACGTGTTGTTTATTGTACATTTTTACGTAAGGGTTCTTAAACGATTATTAAAATCCCGAAATATCATCCCTACCAGGGACACCTGTATGAGACATTCCTGTTCTGAGCAGATTTGACTGATGTCTGAGTTCTTTCAATTGCCAGTCTTTTCATGTCGTGGACAAACTGAATAACAAATGCATAGTAACTCTAATGAGAACCTAAGATGGTACCTTTGGGGCAGgcctttcatgtctgtgtgtaaagactTTGGTgcagtttgtaaatgttttagtTGCTTTTGAACTAAGACAAGGCTGGGACGAATCAGAAGTTTATTCCAGTCATCCAGTCAGTGTTCTGTTCCTTTACTTTTCTGATTTTTGAAGAAATACTGTCCTAGGTCTGATGCTCAGCACCTTTTTAAAAGCACTCTTTATTGATCTTAATCCCTCCCACAgtgttttcaatttttttctttttttttttgccatattggaaacaaataaatatttctttaccggttttatttgttttcggTTATTTAAGCGATCGTTCTGACTGCCTTTTAGTGCAAAATATGAACGTGACTTTAAACTTGTGAAGAAACTGCTCTGGTCTCTCAGAACCTTTTGTCAGGCATAGGTCTGAACAACTGTGGACTTAACATAGCTTCTTTTTGTCAGCCATAATTATCTTCACACGACTGTAAATGTAACCGttgtaatgaaaaagaaaaacagcataaTGAAGAGACTGATCTGACAAGTGGGGAACAACACAGTTTGTATGTTTCTAAGGAGACATCTTAAAGATCCCACGTTCATCAACCAAAAATGTGCTTAATCCCCTCGAAGtgatcaacaacaacagaattTTGGAAAAGTCATAAATGTTACCAAAAAACATCTatgcttaaaaacaaaatttgtcTCTGATTTGATAACGGGGAATTTCTGGTTTTGCGTTAGCACACGTGACATTTTAATCTGATCGTGGTTGACACTTATGACGCTTAGTAACATCTGGATGGTCGTGCACTGTGATCacgatacagacacactgaactgGCTAAAGCCATTTTCAGCACTGCCTTTCTCCAGCAAAGCTATAAAAAGCCAAAATCATGCCCAAACCTAGCAAATGTAGCGTCTTTTACAAATATTCAGTATTACAAATGTTCAATGCATTATGTATTGCAAAAAGCTTCAGTAACAAGTTTTATACACTTGACCACATGCTCCTTGCGTCCTTTATTGCCCTCTATTGTCCAAAGTCCTGCACTGCTAGGAACAAGCCAAATGCTGGACATTAGTGAAGGGCTGGAAGGATGGCCACAACAGTGGCTTAAACTTTCCCCACAAGGGAGGCATGTAATCCCTTAAATAGCACCACCTCATGTTCGGGACTGTCATTTCCAAAAAcaattctgtgaaaaaaaagaaatggctaAAAGTCACATTATTCACAAATGGAGCGAGTGTTTTTGCAACACATTGCATGTTTGCAGATTGTGTTTAGGATAAGTAAACcatgctgtatttgtttgtaaagCTGGATACACTTGCAACAGCTGTATTCAGCTAGATGTTTTCTATattgaaaaaaatgcattgagtTCTGCTTTATGAAAATGGCATTTGCGTTTGttggtaaaataataaaaaaggcgCAGAGATGGATTTTGGTTGTAGTCTTCTTTTACTGATGGTACAGCcgaagaaggagagaaggggagaggagacgCTTTTCCACACAAGGTTACTGAGTCCAACGTGTTATTGTGACTAAAGCTACGATATACACAGGCACCACAAGGCCTTTAACCTTATATGTCTTAGATAACAAGCACCTTTAACCCATATCCGAGAgcaaaatgagtgttttttggTGGACCCTCTGGTTTATCACACATATAAATGACCATCTATATACGCGTGAAGGTCAAAATTTTGTAAGTGTGTAGGTGATGTGAaagtacaaagacaaacagttatGTATGAAGATATGTGTGAGTTATGTGTGTGGGTCTTCTGACCCTAATAACACAGAATACATTCTACTTAGTCCCACAAAAAGTATGACatttgagagagacaaagcattcatttattaaaatagaTCATCGGAATGACTCCGTCAAGTCACCCTGCCTGCAATTATGCCCACTACTTCAAGCATGTGAaaagaaatatacatatatttttgaCAATTTGAATGAGTACTGAAACATAAACTAATACCATGTGTTAAGGAAAGGTGCTCACTCCATGACAGCCCAATCATATCCGTAGGATCTGGACTTCAGCTTTAAAGTCAAGTGCAAATGGAGCCTTGAGTACCTGCCAGATTTGTCAGTCActaattgttttctttacaaATGCTAACTATGTTGTCCTTTTTTAAGTATTCAATTTTAAACAGACTGCTCCACTGCAAAGTCTTGTTTCCAAATGAATTCTGGGGAGTATCTGTTGCCTTGGTCACAGCTGTCAGCACATGTGTAGATGGCCAGTGTTCCCCAGTCAATGCTGGCGTCCAGGGTGTCTACCTTGAGGTGATTCAGTAACTGGGGCATGATCTGAAAAGCAGTTATTGCCAGGTTGAGACATGAAGATATAACAAAACTCTTAGCTGGACTTTTTTTGGTCAGATTTTTACTTGCCTGACATTCAAAGATCCGTTTGGCACCACATGAGCATTTGGGAATTTCCTCTTCACTGGCCATATGTTCAGATGACACCCAAAGTGGAGAGCTACCTCTGCAATACCGCAACACCTGAAAAATGTGGGAAAATCCGTTAAAATTCCAACAGAAATGTATCTAATTCACACTTGAATTTGTATGAAGTGCATTCGTAAAACACTACGGTTTTTGGGAGCGATTTGACAGAGGTAATTTTACTCTCTTTCATGTACTGACCTGATGAGGGTCTGCAGCAATCCGTTCCTTAAACTTCTGAAACATTTTACTGTCCTTAGATTCATGCAGAGCCATACCTTCAAGTTCACTTTCCTCCAAACCTGTGGAAAACGACGGGCACTTTGATCTCTATTTCTAATTATTTTCCTATTTTCCTTGACACTCTGAATTCAACAGTTCGAGTCAAGATAGAGATTTGGTGTTACTAGGCTACTAGCAGGTCTTCTTGACAAAACCAAAATGCAAAATTCATGCATGTATGTCTGACTTAATCATTCACTGGCACCTGTAGAGTTTTCCAATAGTTTTtctccccacccaccccacatctccgagcgaaaaaaaaaaaatcagggcaTGCAAGCATCGGTATAAACCCTAATGTGTCCCCTTAAGAGCCCCCGCCCAAATACAAATGGAGCTGCAGCCCTCACTTTGCTTGCAACTCACTGTTTGTGAAAAAGTTCAATTAGATCCCTACCGTCATTTGAGCACTGAATACTCTCTTGCTCCAGTTTGACAGCTTCAGGTGAGTCTTTGTCCTTTGTTGGAAGTTCCTCGGGTTCTGTGACCAGTTCCAACTCAGGAAACAGAAAAGTATTTGATATATCCGCGCCTGGAGGAACTGTCAGTTAAATTAAGGATCACTTTTTAAATTAGTTATTGAGTtaatcattctgtttttgtttgtacttgtcaaataAATGATTGTGCATGTATCATGTGTACTCCTAAAGTACATGGACTAATATCATCATCCTTTTAGAACACCTTCATACAAACTGAACTTACCTTTACAACATTCAGCCTTGTGTCTCTGCTTCCAGTCTATGGTCTGGTGTTCTTTACTGCAGTAGGTAACGGTGTGACACCGAGAGCATGCTTTTTGCCCTGGGCAGCCGCATAACCGGCACAGTTTTACTCCAGAACTGAGTGTGTGCTGCTCACCCTCAATCTCAACGGGCTTCTCGTCAGGTGGAGGGTCATATGGATAAAAGTCATTTCTTCTTGGTAGCTGACTTCTGTACACTGGAAGTGAGGGGAAACCGTACAATAACTGATACCGCACACTAGTCTCAATATCTTCAGAACGTGTGATTATAAGTAAGAACATACGATGCACCTAAAGTTGGTAAGAGGTTCGAATGTTGCGATGAGTAACTGAGAACAGAGCATCAGTTAACACTGTTACGAACAAAATCAACACGTTACCTTTAAAACAGAGATTGTCGTTTCGTGTGTAACAGGATGGTGTCCTGCAGCAGAACACAAATAGCGTCCTGTGAAAACCTCGTTCGTATCCAGCAATCGGAGCATAAAcctgcaaaagaaaaacttgtgGAAGGTTGCATTTCTCGCAAGTTAATTCCGGGAGAGCGGGCAGATCCACTTGACTCAGCCACGCTGGTTTACCCCCTACTTTGCTTGGAAACTGGGAAGCCAAAAGTTGCCATGGCTCAGCTTCCTCTAAAAATCCTAAAACAACACCGGTTTCCCTGTCAGAGGTACTCTCCGTACTCTCTGCCATCATGTCTCTTCAGTAGTCAGCGTGCGTTCCAGATTACATTGGTTGAATTTACCGGCGGGAAACATACTCTAAAGTTAATCGTTCCGCTTCCTACCTACAACTGTGGGGTAAAAAAACTGTTGTTCTCCGTATTCTAATGTAACGATTAGAATAGTATCtcttttgctgctttttttaattattattattaatttttcaaGTGGAAAagttgtgcttgtgtgcttgtggATTTTTGCTGTGTAATGCAAAAAGGATCATGCCTTAGCTGATTTGTGCTtatcataaaaatacaaatcatgACAATTAAGaataatttacattaaattactATGCAGGTACGCTAGTCAAATGATTCAACATGCACCTGTCCTGTGGCTCAATTCACCACacagctatatatatatgtatgtatgtgtgtgtgtgtgtctgggtgtgtgtgtgtatatatgtatatatatatacagacagcaAATTGGAGTACATATGTCTGAGTTCATACAGAAGCTTTACAATGTATCAGTACATCCCTAACATATTCTAAACTTTGCTTTATGGACATTAAAAATTCACTTCACACAATGCAACACATAATTTGAAAAGTGGTTTAATTTTTTGCTCAAGCATATGCCTCTTCAGCTCCTTGTGAATGAGTCTCTTTATACGAAGGGCCCCCTGGTTGCATGGCCAACTTTTGTTTACTTGCTGATTTTACCTAATTACTCAAATAACCCTGCTCTCCCTACACAGTGTGGGGAATATTCCTGAGGGGACCAGTTGTACAAGGTAAGTATGGCTGGAAGCATAATGACAGGCATTGAGCCTGCCTTGAGCTTCAGGTGAGTTCAGTGCTGTTGATGCTGTTCTTTCATATCTAACTGGTGGGCCTATGTGTGAGAGATAAGAAATTTCCCTGATATTCCACTAGGGATGAGTACTTCATTCTCAAACTTATTTGGGCTCATGGTCAATGACTTTGTTTTGATGAGGGCCTCTGAGTAACTCTGTTTCTAGTCTAGACTCTAAAATAATCCCAACCTAAGTGCATAGATGTTCAAATTTGGCCATTCACACTGGTATCCAGTTAGCCATTCAGTTTCTCATGAAAACCTGGGAAGCTGAGGTTAAACTCATATGCCAGGAAGGGCACAGATGTACAACACTCCTCACTTAGAATGTATCCTTCCATATCATGTTTAGATTCCTGCAGACATTGGAAAAAGGAATACAATTACATCAGTGTACTATGAATATGGTTTCAGCCCTGCAACATCCATTGTAATAATCAAATTTAATAATCTAataatcaaattcaaattttgcGTATTTTTCTTGGAATAAAGAGTGAATAATATTGAACCCCCGAGAACAGACTTACGGCATTCatgacacactcactgtaattCTGCCCCACTGAGGCATTTGGCCAGTAGAGGGCAGAAATCGCTTTAAATACTTAGGAATTGTCACTGAAACTTTCTCAGTGCATGTCCTGAAAGAATTTAATGATACTTAAACAAATGATTGAAATTattattgaaaataaaatagacAAAAGTGACAAAAAGATGATTTCCACCAAACTCCAATAAAGTGGATTGTGTATTTCATAGTTTTATTGTCTATGCAGATAAAAGCTTTGATAGACTAATAACACTAACAAACTGAAATCACAATCTGTTGCTATCCTCTCTATAAGTGTAGTCAACTGGCAAAAACGTGTTTTACTGATCAAAACTGCAAAGCCGTCACCTATTTTTACAACATGAACTCAAGTGAAACAAACTGCAGATGAGTTCACTGGAGTTCATCCGCTGCCTGTTCAAGTCTTTCAAAACAAGAATGGTTTTCACTCAGAGTTTCGTTTAATCCGACGGGAGTTCGCATTACTGTACTCAACggtgcgtgcatgcgcgcgaATGTATGGATTTCACAGGCTCGTTTCATTTCAGCAGACTATACTGCCTCTCTATTGGTCACTGAGGTCGTAACCAGTATTTCTTCACTTGCTCAATGATGTCATGCTATTCTCGGGTAAAGCACTGAGACTGGAGTAGATGGGTAGAGTTGTACAACGGCACCTCCGCGAATATCAGGCAAACTTGCTAAACCTACGTAAAGTCCCTGATTTTAGTGATCaaatctattattattattattataaatattattactGATCTAGTGTAGTTGaagttttttcactttttattttggAATTGGGTGCCCCCAGATGATGTCCAGCCCATGACTATCTTTGCTATGGAAACTTTAGAGAAAGCGAAGCCTGCTATCCAACTCTTCCATTCAGACCATCACCGCTGTGGATAGATGGATTGGAGAAGCTGGGATTAACTCTCAGTTATTACAGCGATGCCTCCTCAGGGGGTTGGAGAATACAAACCTGTTCCATCCACCACTGTTCCTCCGGTCCCCCCGAGACGGTTTCGGAACAGGGAATTGTCAACTGCGGTGAAGTGTCGATTCGGCTCCGCGGCAGAGCGCAAGGTTAAGTGCGTGCTTGTCGGTGACGGTGCAGTTGGGAAGACGAGTCTTATAGTAAGCTACACCACCAATGGATATCCAACGGAATACGTCCCCACAGCTTTTGATAATTTTTCAGGTAAACTGAATAGAACCCACAGCACAGTATGTCAGGTCTGTCAACTACATTTAGCCTACCCctgatttctttattttcccaGTATATTTTGTTAGATTGTTTGAAGTAtgtgcatttactgtaaatatttttttgtatcGGCTGTGTACATCCACGCTATACTTAAAATGAGCGGGTGCACTTACCTTCtgcctttcattttttgttttataaacaAGAGAATAAATAAGACGAGAATAAATGAGGCCCAGTTAACTTATAGACTGTGGTCTTTTGCATGGAGGCTGAACGACCATTAAGTCTCAGGTTTTCGTCCTACAGCAATGGTGGCCGTTGACGGGAAGCCTGTGAAACTTCAGCTGTGTGACACTGCTGGGCAGGTTTGTTTTTCTATGTCATCTTTATCCTTGTGAAATTCTGTAATTCTTTGAGGACAATGTCCGTTTATCTCCGAGCTCCTCACTTTGAACATGATGTAAAGATATGGCCGAGTGTTTACATTGCATTCTGTAAACATACTGACATCAGTTCTGTTAACCATTTACGTAAACTTCAGACACAATTGTGTACACGCAGAGAATGTCGTGTAAAGTTCAGCCGGACTAATTGGGTCTCTATAGCCATAAGTTTTACCGTGATTTTGATCTTATTCCTGACGGAATCAAAAGGCTGTAATAAATTGTCAGTGATCAATGTGATGTATGTAGCATTTACGAATGTAATGTACTTAACATTCTGATCCAACAATGATTTGCTGATTCTTTAAGGGTGTTTGACAAAACTTGGTTTAGCTGAGGATCTTTATGGGGGCTGTGGATTAGGGAGCCTCACTTGGTGTGAACAGACGACAGAAATGAGGTTACCCAGTCAAACAAGTATCTCCCTGTTTGGGACAGCAGAACCAGCAGGGGATGATTACAAATGGGAAACATTCTTAATTATGATAAATTTCTCCTGAACTCAGGGAAAGGAGACCTAGTTTCAGCAGAGGCACAGCTGGAGCTGGTCAGAGGAAACGTGAGACCACTGTGTTTTTTGAGGCGATTAGAAAGCCTGGGGGAGAGTCAGCAGGAAATCAAGCCAAGAGAGATCTGGAGCGCTGCTGTCTAGACAGGGAGAAAGATTCTGCTCAGAGACTGAGTTCACAAGGTTCTAGATTTGTTTAGCAAACAAACAGTATAGAAAACGTTTGGAAATGCTAGGAAGAGAAAATCTCATCGAAGCACATAACCGTAGACTATGCAGTTATGTAGAATGCAGTTGGTGTAATGTTCAGATCATAAGCCTGGTGGACCTCAAATATCTAGCCTTGATgcagaaaaaaagcctttttgaGAACTCCAACAGAGAGCTAATTGTTAAATAACATATTGATCTGACTGTGGACCAAtcttaaatgttttcattttaagtaGCTAACACCCACAAAGGCATTTGAAAGTTCTGtaacacacaacagaacatTTGAGACTGGTCTTGTATGGTAGTTGTACATGTAAACCCTTATTGTGACAGACTTTGAAGTTTTTTATGAGGATACTCAGGTCTCTCAGAGAATCACTTGGACCAACCGGAAGATACcatgaaagatgaaagagagtAAAAGTGACAGAATACTGAAGTTAAGAGATAAGGTTGTTTTGCCCAGGCATGCCAACCTTTTATGTTGATGGGATATGACTGAGTTGAGATATCTAATCATGAGGATTTGCATGTACAAGGATTAAAGGGCTGTTACTGTAGATAAGCCTGTTCCCTTACTTTGCGGTCCAGTGAGCTTGTTGCTCACCACTGTGAAAATGTGTACTATTCCAGCAATGGCATCTCATATGGTCTATACGTAGCATCTAAAtctaaagcaaaacaaatgtcTGTGTAAGAAAATCCATATTATCCAAATCTtgagaaaatgttaaaattgTGAATTGTGAAAACTTGTGTTGCTCATGCTTTTGTAATAAAGCAGAAACAGTATCAGCTACAGCATACTGGAATTTCCATGCCTTTCCAGTTGTGTGGGTTTTCTTCTAATGAAGAATcgtatactgtatgtgtggtgATAACAGTTTGCCCCATTGCTGAGGTCATGAGTTCAGATCTCAGTGTTATCACCGGCTGGGTCAGGCCTGTAGATAagcctgtatttgtgtgttttcaatttctttgctctgtttcatgatttcacatttaaaagtgaCTATCAACTAATATCACTATGGACATTCATTTTTCCACCACAATATAGGCTCTAGCACTTGTATGCAGTCGGTGGCTTTATCAAATGGTTTTatctctgcatttaaaaaatCTTTGAGGACGTTTTGTGAACTGCCCCTCTTTGGGTCTACTTTAGT
This sequence is a window from Chanos chanos chromosome 4, fChaCha1.1, whole genome shotgun sequence. Protein-coding genes within it:
- the pdcd2 gene encoding programmed cell death protein 2; translated protein: MMAESTESTSDRETGVVLGFLEEAEPWQLLASQFPSKVGGKPAWLSQVDLPALPELTCEKCNLPQVFLLQVYAPIAGYERGFHRTLFVFCCRTPSCYTRNDNLCFKVYRSQLPRRNDFYPYDPPPDEKPVEIEGEQHTLSSGVKLCRLCGCPGQKACSRCHTVTYCSKEHQTIDWKQRHKAECCKVPPGADISNTFLFPELELVTEPEELPTKDKDSPEAVKLEQESIQCSNDGLEESELEGMALHESKDSKMFQKFKERIAADPHQVLRYCRGSSPLWVSSEHMASEEEIPKCSCGAKRIFECQIMPQLLNHLKVDTLDASIDWGTLAIYTCADSCDQGNRYSPEFIWKQDFAVEQSV